One window of the Zygotorulaspora mrakii chromosome 6, complete sequence genome contains the following:
- the PEF1 gene encoding Pef1p (similar to Saccharomyces cerevisiae PEF1 (YGR058W); ancestral locus Anc_4.203) yields MCPKKLNYAAGDDLMLYATPKEAMRESRRRMEEEKQKRQQKYEMRMAPNQRVDPTMHNAPLPLPITHASPIVNNSMQHPHNSAPYYDPRQNIPSGLPVQIKRTSPTSRATQRARPPPISSQPSMTPPPQRIMSSPSTLNSPATVNTARSSQEVLEESKDLQIATQLFANHDIRGKGRLTPEELQNLLQNDDSSHFCISAIDALINLFGASRFGTINQAEFISLYKRVKNWRKVYVDNDINGSFTISVSEFHNSLQELGYQVPFEVSERLFDQYAEFMNQTVNGKELKFDKFVEALVWLMRLTKVFRKFDYGQEGVATIHYKDFIDETLYLGRFLPR; encoded by the exons ATGTGCCCTAAAAAGTTGAACTATGCTGCTGGAGATGATTTGATG CTATATGCGACGCCCAAAGAAGCCATGAGAGAAAGCAGACGTCGTATGGAGGAGGAGAAGCAAAAGAGACAGCAGAAGTACGAGATGAGGATGGCTCCTAATCAAAGAGTGGATCCAACTATGCACAATGCTCCCCTTCCCCTGCCGATTACACACGCTTCTCCAATCGTGAACAATTCGATGCAGCATCCGCATAATTCAGCTCCATACTATGATCCAAGGCAAAATATACCGTCTGGACTTCCTGTACAGATAAAAAGGACGAGTCCGACCAGTCGCGCAACGCAAAGAGCAAGGCCTCCACCTATTTCCTCCCAACCTTCTATGACGCCACCTCCACAACGTATCATGAGTTCTCCTTCAACACTGAACTCTCCGGCAACGGTTAATACGGCAAGAAGCTCACAAGAAGTTCTGGAGGAATCAAAAGATCTTCAGATTGCTACACAACTTTTTGCGAATCATGATATAAGAGGAAAGGGAAGATTAACACCTGAAGAGTTGCAAAATCTCTTGCAAAATGATGATAGTTCTCATTTTTGCATATCGGCAATCGATGCTTTGATTAATTTATTTGGTGCTTCACGATTTGGAACCATAAATCAAGCAGAATTTATTTCCTTGTATAAAAGGGTTAAAAATTGGAGGAAAGTATATGTGGATAATGATATAAACGGATCATTTACTATATCTGTAAGTGAATTTCATAACTCCTTGCAGGAGCTTGGATATCAGGTTCCATTCGAAGTTAGTGAGCGGCTTTTTGATCAGTATGCAGAGTTCATGAATCAAACTGTAAACGGAAAGGAattaaaatttgataaatttgttGAGGCCCTAGTCTGGCTGATGCGGCTTACAAAAGTCTttagaaaatttgattatGGTCAGGAAGGTGTGGCCACTATTCATTACAAAGATTTTATTGATGAGACATTGTATTTAGGACGTTTTCTACCACGTTGA
- the LST7 gene encoding Lst7p (similar to Saccharomyces cerevisiae LST7 (YGR057C); ancestral locus Anc_4.198) — MAPIIISLGHFCDKHGPRVVLVTQAGIKGSTGDELLLPTYPTDSYCKSCSLTFPDGDRNDVRSFKSNIASRSYVTTQYSSIRYQLLTLIVRRCFSEETMIYDGRPLVFYDDLRGFNLAIGFKLRDETARGNERRYCWILTIDSKNHNSSMKLLSEHWNFITSGFSKAIQYINETHDKESERQNKLHNENNIKLMEGTYLRGNKAKMPRNLCELTNDNLLFVRIHKWNAFILNSIMESHD; from the coding sequence ATGGCACCCATTATCATTTCTTTGGGCCATTTTTGTGACAAGCATGGCCCAAGAGTCGTATTAGTTACTCAAGCAGGTATCAAAGGATCAACCGGGGACGAGTTGCTTCTCCCGACATACCCGACGGATTCATATTGCAAATCATGCTCCTTGACCTTTCCAGATGGCGACAGAAATGATGTGAGATCTTTTAAAAGTAATATTGCAAGTAGGAGCTATGTTACCACACAATACTCTTCGATACGATATCAGTTACTAACACTGATCGTGAGAAGATGCTTCTCTGAAGAGACTATGATTTACGATGGCAGGCCTCTTGTGTTTTATGATGATTTACGAGGATTTAATCTTGCGATTGGCTTTAAACTTAGGGATGAGACTGCTAGGGGGAATGAAAGACGTTATTGTTGGATATTAACAATTGATTCCAAAAACCATAATTCCTCAATGAAGTTGTTATCTGAACACTGGAATTTTATAACAAGTGGGTTTTCTAAGGCCATACAATATATCAATGAGACCCATGATAAAGAATCTGAAAGACAGAACAAATTACATAACGAAAATAATATTAAATTGATGGAGGGGACTTATCTTCGAGGAAATAAAGCAAAAATGCCAAGAAATTTATGTGAACTAACTAACGATAATTTGTTATTCGTGCGAATACATAAGTGGAATGCATTTATTTTGAACTCGATTATGGAAAGTCATGATTAG
- a CDS encoding uncharacterized protein (similar to Saccharomyces cerevisiae YLR361C-A; ancestral locus Anc_4.201) → MDQEEHKEKKSAIQKPARPIEEMEAEVKNPRYTMRHKGRDVEVDMDKISKPHAVSACKGFPDINIGHMAERSNAGGLLRNDGHRPSSEKK, encoded by the coding sequence ATGGATCAGGAGGAAcataaagaaaagaagagtgCTATACAAAAGCCGGCTAGACCTATAGAAGAGATGGAGGCAGAAGTAAAGAATCCAAGATATACTATGCGTCATAAAGGCAGGGATGTTGAAGTAGACATggataaaatttcaaagccACATGCGGTTTCTGCATGCAAGGGATTTCCTGACATAAATATAGGGCACATGGCAGAACGCAGCAATGCTGGTGGTCTCTTGAGAAACGATGGCCATCGCCCCTCCTCGGAGAAGAAGTAG
- the SPR3 gene encoding septin SPR3 (similar to Saccharomyces cerevisiae SPR3 (YGR059W); ancestral locus Anc_4.204), producing the protein MEKKAARFFINMSLTEDVKVEQLEQSIDIFNDGRHIFDPDRTAIVDINFSVLSEPPLGQGSTLPTLEVSRILEDYDMKFEELLRQKELITIHQGLQFNLMVAGQSGLGKRTFVNSLFNTIIIPSPRKNRNNHCGSTGTRILECHKAKINFGSTLLSLKVVTTPGYGGKLDNSFAWIPLVNYVEEQLRSYVFQEEQPQRETLCDNRVHCCLYFIPPTNKEVSPLDIITMRELSKRINLIPIIAKADALNRDELNAFKQKVRKTLQENEVRVCRLLESELSHFDDIFNEFPLDIISSNDMVFSGSGNYIRYRKYSWGSINVEDPTTSQQTLLKQILFDTHFFDFITSMESYYEKYRSCFLRGRVSKARYYLDHNDISLPPIDNETLEIITALDFDNLDNNGLLNYSCYKIFDKKYMDSLVMENSPRFVQKVLELQKKMEAIIKRFDQEFKEEEETLINMQVEFNDEAEKLNCDIQNLQLECYALENSISKRKTTM; encoded by the coding sequence ATGGAGAAAAAAGCAGCAAGGTTTTTTATTAATATGTCTTTAACGGAAGATGTTAAGGTTGAGCAGCTTGAACAGAGTATCGATATATTCAACGATGGACGACACATTTTTGATCCTGACAGGACTGCCATTGTTGATATTAACTTCTCTGTATTATCGGAACCACCGTTGGGCCAAGGATCTACTCTACCTACTTTGGAAGTATCGCGCATCTTGGAGGATTACGATATGAAATTCGAGGAACTGTTACGACAAAAAGAGCTAATTACAATCCATCAAGGACTACAGTTTAACCTGATGGTAGCAGGGCAATCAGGTTTAGGGAAAAGGACATTTGTCAACAGCTTGTTTAATACTATTATTATACCGAGTCCAAGAAAGAACAGAAACAATCATTGTGGCTCAACAGGTACCCGTATCCTTGAATGCCACAAggcaaaaataaattttgGGTCAACACTTTTAAGCTTGAAGGTTGTGACAACACCTGGTTATGGCGGTAAACTAGATAATTCATTTGCATGGATTCCCCTAGTCAATTATGTTGAAGAACAGCTACGATCATACGTTTTTCAAGAGGAACAGCCTCAGAGAGAAACTTTGTGTGATAATAGAGTACATTGTTGTCTATATTTTATACCTCCCACAAATAAAGAGGTCAGCCCGTTGGATATTATCACTATGAGAGAGTTATCAAAGCGTATAAATTTGATTCCAATCATAGCTAAAGCTGACGCTTTAAATCGCGATGAATTGAACGCCTTCAAGCAAAAAGTAAGAAAAACTCtacaagaaaatgaagtGAGGGTTTGCCGTCTTTTAGAATCAGAACTTTCTCattttgatgatatatTCAATGAGTTCCCGCTTGAtataatttcatcaaatgatATGGTTTTCAGTGGCAGTGGCAACTATATCCGCTATAGGAAGTATAGTTGGGGATCCATAAATGTCGAAGACCCTACAACTTCACAGCAGACTCTTTTGAAGCAAATACTTTTTGACACCCATTTTTTCGATTTTATTACTAGTATGGAATCGTACTATGAGAAGTATCGATCATGTTTCTTAAGAGGTCGAGTCTCCAAAGCGAGATACTATTTGGATCATAACGACATAAGTTTGCCGCCTATAGATAACGAGACTCTTGAAATAATTACAGCACTAGATTTTGACAATCTAGACAACAATGGACTTCTTAATTATTCTTGCTATAAGATATTCGATAAAAAATACATGGATTCATTGGTGATGGAGAATAGCCCTCGTTTTGTTCAGAAAGTTTTAGagctgcaaaaaaaaatggaagcTATAATCAAGCGTTTTGATCAGGAATtcaaagaggaagaggaaacTTTAATCAATATGCAAGTAGAATTCAACGATGAAGCGGAAAAACTGAATTGCGATATACAAAATTTACAATTGGAATGTTATGCTCTAGAAAactcaatttcaaaaaggaaaacaacCATGTAA
- the VPS38 gene encoding Vps38p (similar to Saccharomyces cerevisiae VPS38 (YLR360W); ancestral locus Anc_4.199) codes for MPPYLLKRRLRHIRSIKLSNIAISEANSITEHFQLLSCFITLESHKGQLLYVSELQEASMNMIQFNELPKQDNPITSFLLKILISAPDNPNSSPLDVPADNEKMWIFFRKYNVDLNKLRRMEQDEMVENCNYPIFEIVDGLYVLPDALTVSMAPASGLHRRTPSNYKVKQSFSFNSVLKLTMITEYMRQIKDETEFTSHRLDKLMRSVHKETDRIIKVIKNSNEELKKNIERKKESKKNINESFRSPKHARQSSLVSQHPSLNDYYGNTYSDFIQVKNRLELIRSKKVNQLISVFQGTVLFDPEVGFLELRDSPSSSVYDKIKLKLLDEECILSLASKSEVERYATNASLGYYLLFILLMANEVFEVPLPYSLHFYGSTSIVETNHPLYLENSIALKNLENFSKAVSYFNRDIVQIIQNLELRQTL; via the coding sequence ATGCCTCCTTACCTGCTGAAACGAAGGCTGCGGCATATAAGATCGATTAAACTGAGTAATATCGCGATCAGCGAAGCTAATTCAATTACGGAACACTTCCAATTACTATCATGCTTCATCACCCTGGAGTCGCACAAAGGTCAGCTGTTATACGTGAGTGAACTACAAGAAGCATCTATGAATatgattcaattcaatGAACTCCCAAAACAGGATAATCCTATCACAAGTTTTCTATTAAAGATATTGATAAGTGCACCTGATAATCCCAATTCATCACCATTAGATGTGCCAGCAGACAATGAGAAGATGTGGATCTTCTTCCGTAAATACAATGTGGATTTGAACAAATTGAGACGAATGGAACAAGATGAAATGGTAGAAAATTGCAATTACcccatttttgaaatagtAGATGGACTCTATGTGTTACCAGATGCTTTGACAGTTTCCATGGCGCCGGCATCAGGTCTACATAGGAGAACGCCATCTAATTACAAAGTGAAGCAATCATTCTCATTTAACTCAGTATTAAAGCTAACTATGATAACTGAATATATGCGACAGATTAAAGATGAAACGGAATTTACCTCACATAGATTAGATAAGTTGATGCGTTCTGTGCATAAGGAAACAGATAGGATTATCAAAGTCATTAAAAACTCTAACgaggaattgaaaaaaaatatagaaagaaagaaagagtcaaagaagaatatcAACGAAAGTTTCCGCTCGCCGAAACACGCCAGGCAATCATCTTTGGTTTCGCAACACCCATCATTGAATGATTACTATGGCAATACCTATTCCGATTTTATTCAGGTTAAAAATCGTTTAGAGCTTATAAGAAGCAAAAAAGTCAATCAGCTGATTTCTGTTTTCCAAGGTACTGTTCTGTTTGATCCAGAGGTAGGATTTCTAGAGCTCAGAGATTCCCCTTCGTCTTCTGTATACGataaaatcaaattgaagCTTTTGGACGAAGAGTGCATTTTGTCTTTAGCGTCAAAATCAGAAGTTGAAAGATATGCTACCAATGCATCACTCGGTTATTATTTgctttttattcttttgatggCAAATGAGGTTTTTGAAGTACCCTTGCCGTATTCACTGCACTTTTATGGAAGCACATCAATAGTGGAAACTAACCATCCTCTGTAtttagaaaattcaatcGCCCTGAAAAACctcgaaaatttttcaaaagctgtaagttatttcaacagagaCATAgttcaaattattcaaaatttggaactCCGCCAGACACTATAG
- the NMD4 gene encoding Nmd4p (similar to Saccharomyces cerevisiae NMD4 (YLR363C); ancestral locus Anc_4.205) translates to MNEYNFILDASCFEKGLGIIKRWLKECPGKVKLRLYIPTYTLNELDFLKFKKKSYTAKESLKFIDIVSTDNDSSFGPEFIIEFPEILELVTWSEVLEFVNDASKKDTLNKLPGRIKGLMKSCLYKCQFDDGSDGLKWIFISEDPLVRDMADICRVPCCSIVDADSILDKDMNTTAYQENQKFNNLVSQNGIKEETSTRGKKTVTTKFENTLYAPRGSGKLWTP, encoded by the coding sequence ATGAACGAATATAACTTCATACTTGATGCATCGTGTTTCGAAAAAGGACTGGGTATCATTAAAAGATGGCTCAAAGAGTGCCCAGGAAAGGTTAAGTTAAGATTATATATTCCCACATACACTTTGAATGAGCTAGACtttctcaaattcaaaaaaaaatcatataCTGCCAAGGAATCGTTGAAGTTTATTGATATCGTCAGCACAGACAATGACAGTAGTTTTGGTCCTGAATTTATAATTGAGTTTCCAGAAATTTTAGAATTGGTGACATGGTCTGAGGTTCTAGAGTTTGTCAATGATGCATCCAAAAAAGACACATTGAATAAACTGCCCGGTCGAATCAAGGGCTTGATGAAGAGCTGCCTTTATAAATGTCAGTTTGATGATGGCTCTGACGGGCTGAAATGGATTTTCATTTCTGAGGACCCATTAGTACGTGACATGGCTGATATTTGTCGCGTTCCATGTTGTTCTATTGTCGATGCAGATTCGATTCTTGATAAGGACATGAACACTACAGCGtatcaagaaaatcaaaaattcaataacTTGGTGTCCCAGAATGGTATCAAGGAAGAAACCTCGACGAGAGGCAAAAAAACAGTAACTACAAAATTCGAAAATACGCTGTACGCTCCAAGGGGCTCCGGCAAACTGTGGACCCCATAA
- the DCR2 gene encoding phosphoprotein phosphatase (similar to Saccharomyces cerevisiae DCR2 (YLR361C); ancestral locus Anc_4.200), translating to MRILSKKYLRVLLYLALAISGLFWYRRLTMYAHPVDDAKDQDTKKQLAKTWLQTNNLEHWSGSKIFVVNVGRKKCYHVGKLLERCFIEYEMAPHTAKHAERKLISKDLRGSYGFNWFGVSEYVFYDTLSIESLSSTDEEVYSQLVAVHSISNKKTLNAFEWIDNVFVEAVRILPNLSIDNYIISNLDILFGEDCVDPRPGWQLNKSWSFSKGRFPSFLSYKYLDHTEKEDYTKQLQIRRDGKLKIVQLADLHFSVGKGECEDEFPASDNCEADPKTLRFIEGILDIEEPDLVVFTGDQIMGQRCVQDSTSALLKVLAPVIERKIPWALIWGNHDHEGSLDRWKLSEFTAALPYSLFSMSARDTNDNSFGVGNYILQLQGSTEEKATITLYFFDSHSYSRSGKIYPGYDWIKEAQWEYMRERYDNEYSKHIAKDAHLSMAFFHIPIPEYLSFQSKKNPNEQNPKVGTFKEGVTAPKYNSGGIFTLDYLGVDATSCGHDHCNDYCILDDSSSRKIWLCFGGGSGEGGYAGYGGTERRIRIYEFDTKERAIYTWKRLNGSLKEKFDYQPIVSGGVPNFE from the coding sequence ATGCGAATCCTCTCGAAAAAGTATTTAAGAGTGCTTCTTTATCTTGCTTTGGCGATATCGGGATTGTTCTGGTATCGCCGGCTAACAATGTATGCGCACCCTGTTGACGATGcaaaagatcaagataCGAAGAAGCAGCTCGCAAAAACCTGGCTGCAGACCAATAACCTTGAGCATTGGAGTGGATCCAAGATTTTCGTGGTCAACGTCGGTAGAAAGAAGTGTTACCATGTAGGAAAATTACTGGAGCGATGCTTTATTGAATACGAGATGGCTCCACACACAGCGAAGCATGCTGAAAGAAAACTTATCTCAAAGGACTTAAGAGGATCCTATGGTTTCAATTGGTTTGGTGTCTCTGAGTATGTTTTTTATGATACCCTGAGTATAGAATCACTTTCGTCTACGGATGAGGAGGTATACTCTCAACTTGTTGCAGTCCATTCGATATCAAACAAAAAGACATTGAACGCTTTTGAATGGATTGACAATGTATTTGTGGAAGCAGTAAGAATATTACCAAATTTGAGCATAGATAATTACATAATAAGCAATTTGGATATACTCTTCGGGGAAGATTGCGTGGATCCAAGGCCTGGTTGGCAACTGAATAAATCTTGGAGTTTTTCTAAAGGCAGGTTTCCCAGTTTCTTGAGCTATAAGTACCTGGATCACACTGAAAAGGAGGATTATACTAAACAATTGCAGATTCGAAGAGATGGCAAACTGAAGATTGTTCAGCTAGCAGACTTGCACTTCAGCGTAGGAAAAGGCGAATGTGAAGACGAATTCCCCGCAAGCGATAATTGCGAGGCAGATCCCAAAACACTAAGGTTCATCGAAGGTATACTGGACATCGAAGAACCGGATCTTGTCGTCTTCACTGGAGATCAAATCATGGGACAAAGATGTGTGCAGGATTCTACATCTGCTCTTTTAAAAGTCCTGGCACCGGTGATCGAACGCAAAATACCGTGGGCCTTGATATGGGGAAATCATGACCATGAAGGGAGTTTGGATAGATGGAAGCTCTCAGAATTTACGGCTGCCTTACCgtattctttattttctatGAGCGCCAGGGATACTAATGATAATTCTTTTGGAGTTGGCAACTATATTCTTCAGCTGCAAGGTTCaactgaagaaaaagcCACTATTACGTtatatttctttgattccCATAGCTACTCACGTTCAGGTAAAATATATCCTGGTTACGATTGGATAAAGGAAGCTCAATGGGAATATATGAGGGAGAGATATGACAACGAATACTCTAAACATATAGCTAAAGATGCACATTTATCTATggcattttttcatatacCAATACCGGAATACCTAAGTTTTCAATCCAAAAAGAACCCGAATGAGCAAAATCCTAAAGTCGGAACCTTTAAGGAGGGAGTTACTGCTCCAAAATACAACTCCGGCGGGATTTTTACGCTAGACTATCTCGGTGTCGATGCCACTAGTTGCGGCCATGATCATTGCAACGATTACTGCATACTAGATGATTCCTCTTCGCGAAAAATTTGGCTTTGTTTTGGAGGTGGCTCTGGAGAAGGAGGTTATGCAGGATATGGTGGCACTGAAAGACGTATTCGGATCTATGAATTCGATACTAAAGAAAGAGCTATTTATACATGGAAACGATTGAATGGCTCTCTCAAGGAAAAATTCGATTATCAACCTATAGTGTCTGGCGGagttccaaattttgaataa
- the STE11 gene encoding mitogen-activated protein kinase kinase kinase STE11 (similar to Saccharomyces cerevisiae STE11 (YLR362W); ancestral locus Anc_4.202): MMTDATFVEEFLKGLNCEQHLERFVACKLTSPDEIRYLDREVLCALGVHKLGDRLRILRKVQAMNAGQAKENYTANLNEIIEKISTLSAGELTVHEELATEKHSVIFILNDGSAKKVNVNGCFNADSIKKRLLRRLTPRTESDDGYAVQDYDVFVVDYVKNVLHLLYDVELVTICHSSDRVEKNRLMFVPKDQTPSDKAILTSKKLYLKTIKVASHQHSTTNQGAPMMSASTAELVSGASETYGQLRVDNSRERIRKIFNQRPPSEFISTNLAGYFPHADMKRLEKTLKESFRQSARLSAIQGRVPTGDSNKVGDILLKHSNAVDTALLQSLDKKEEHDQKDDQTHVAYDPAVERKQSARKEKEFDDEETDRIELWNSGSDEKFDENTEDYTVSLPTTIDKPKTWLKGARIGSGSFGTVYLGMNARTGELMAVKQVELQASVLPGGSKKQENWDLNQEQKVKNASRIHRKMIDALQHEMNLLKELHHENIVTYYGSSQESGNLNIFLEYVPGGSVSSMLNSYGPFEESLITNFTRQILIGVVYLHRKNIIHRDIKGANILIDIKGCVKITDFGISKKLSPLNKQQNKRASLQGSVYWMAPEVVKQTATTEKADIWSTGCVVIEMFTGKHPFPDFSQMQAIFKIGTSTTPEIPSWATEQSRDFLEKAFLLDYKKRPSAAELLQHKWLENLLT; this comes from the coding sequence ATGATGACCGATGCAACGTTTGTAgaagagtttttgaagGGCCTCAATTGTGAGCAGCATTTAGAGAGGTTCGTTGCATGCAAGCTGACATCGCCTGATGAAATACGGTATCTAGATAGGGAGGTACTTTGCGCGCTAGGAGTGCACAAATTGGGAGATCGACTCCGGATCCTTCGCAAAGTGCAGGCGATGAACGCCGGACAGGCAAAGGAGAATTACACTGCAAACCTCAATGAGATAATTGAGAAAATAAGTACCTTATCTGCTGGTGAACTTACGGTTCACGAAGAACTGGCTACTGAAAAGCATTCGGTGATTTTCATTCTAAATGATGGAAGTGCCAAAAAAGTGAACGTGAATGGTTGTTTCAATGCAGACTCCATAAAGAAAAGACTTTTGAGAAGATTGACCCCAAGGACGGAATCAGATGATGGTTATGCAGTCCAGGATTACGATGTATTTGTTGTTGACTACGTTAAGAATGTGTTACACTTGCTGTATGATGTTGAATTAGTAACTATTTGTCATTCCAGCGATAGGGTAGAAAAGAATCGTCTGATGTTTGTACCTAAGGACCAAACTCCGAGCGATAAAGCAATACTCACTTCTAAAAAACTTTATCTGAAAACGATTAAAGTAGCTAGTCATCAGCATTCCACGACTAACCAGGGTGCACCCATGATGTCTGCATCAACGGCCGAGCTTGTCTCAGGCGCCTCAGAAACTTATGGTCAGTTACGTGTAGACAATAGCAGAGAAAGAATCCGCAAAATATTCAATCAAAGGCCACCAAGTGAGTTCATTTCAACAAACTTAGCTGGATATTTTCCTCATGCGGACATGAAAAGATTAGAGAAAACTCTTAAAGAATCGTTCCGTCAGTCGGCACGGTTGTCTGCAATACAGGGAAGAGTACCTACCGGTGATTCCAATAAGGTTGGTGATATACTCTTAAAGCATTCGAATGCCGTCGATACAGCTCTGCTGCAGAGTTTGGATAAGAAAGAGGAACATGACCAGAAGGATGATCAGACCCATGTTGCATATGACCCAGCCGTTGAGAGAAAGCAATCAGCAcgcaaagaaaaagaatttgatgacgaagaaaCTGATCGTATCGAATTGTGGAACTCAGGCTCAGAtgagaaatttgatgaaaatacaGAGGATTACACCGTTTCTTTACCAACCACAATTGACAAACCCAAGACATGGCTAAAGGGTGCTCGGATTGGATCAGGAAGTTTTGGTACGGTCTATTTGGGAATGAACGCACGTACCGGAGAGCTGATGGCTGTTAAACAGGTTGAATTACAGGCAAGTGTTTTACCAGGAGGTTCTAAAAAGCAAGAAAACTGGGACCTAAATCAAGAGCAAAAGGTCAAAAATGCATCGCGCATCCACAGAAAGATGATTGACGCTTTGCAACATGAAATGAACCTGTTAAAAGAACTTCATCACGAAAATATTGTCACATATTATGGATCTTCCCAAGAAAGTGGcaatttgaacatttttctAGAGTATGTGCCAGGTGGTTCGGTCTCATCAATGCTTAATAGCTATGGACCATTTGAGGAATCATTAATTACCAATTTCACAAGACAGATTCTTATCGGTGTCGTGTACCTACACcgaaaaaatattattcACAGGGATATAAAAGGTGCAAACATTCTCATCGACATAAAGGGCTGTGTCAAAATTACTGATTTTggtatatcaaaaaaactctCCCCTTTGAACAAacaacaaaacaaaagagCGTCATTGCAAGGCTCGGTGTATTGGATGGCTCCAGAAGTTGTCAAACAAACGGCTACAACGGAAAAGGCAGATATATGGTCAACAGGTTGCGTTGTAATTGAAATGTTTACAGGAAAACACCCTTTCCCGGATTTTTCGCAAATGCAAGCAATTTTTAAGATCGGTACGAGCACAACTCCAGAAATTCCTTCGTGGGCCACGGAGCAGAGTAGAGATTTCTTAGAAAAAGCTTTCTTGCTGGATTACAAAAAAAGGCCCAGTGCTGCAGAGCTACTTCAACATAAATGGCTTGAGAATTTGCTTACCTAG